A region from the Rosa rugosa chromosome 6, drRosRugo1.1, whole genome shotgun sequence genome encodes:
- the LOC133715385 gene encoding uncharacterized protein LOC133715385, whose product MLPRWGRALTQLSRLGSQRGLNHGNDFYAISRQSYAKAAVAPVMADTLEKGLPTEPVVNLDKLFWSKPCSLALPPESPLRIDEPEYEGIKRVFLKLMLFYSKQSKSIRGANVVYKRVVSQVDKPAIYEVFNLEKTFKTTYALLVLHMWLCLRRLKQEGKEGVEFGQYVYEIYNHDVELRVSKAGVNLLLSKWMKDLEKIFYGNIVAYDAAVLPEARLDDLPNVIWRNVFSDDGSSKPDEAASRTVQAMARYVRREVSCLSLTDKEAMFSGNFMFTPLKIEKAKLEGSR is encoded by the exons ATGCTGCCGAGGTGGGGCAGAGCTCTCACTCAGCTCTCGCGGCTGGGCTCGCAGCGTGGTCTGAACCACGGAAACGATTTCTATGCTATTTCGCGCCAAAGCTACGCCAAGGCAGCTGTGGCTCCTGTTATGGCTGATACTCTGGAAAAAGGCCTCCCCACCGAGCCAGTG GTGAATTTGGACAAGCTGTTTTGGTCTAAGCCGTGCTCATTGGCTTTGCCTCCGGAGTCGCCGTTGAGGATTGATGAGCCGGAGTATGAGGGCATTAAGCGTGTGTTTCTTAAGCTCATGCTGTTTTATAGCAAGCAAAGCAAGTCTATTCGAGGGGCGAATGTGGTGTATAAGAGAGTAGTTTCTCAAGTTGATAAACCGGCCATATACGAAG TGTTCAACCTGGAGAAAACTTTTAAGACAACATATGCTTTGCTTGTACTTCATATGTGGCTTTGCTTACGCCGGTTGAAACAAGAGGGAAAAGAAGGTGTTGAGTTTGGGCAATATGTGTATGAGATTTACAACCATGATGTGGAACTTAGAGTCTCTAAGGCTGGG GTCAACTTGCTACTGAGTAAATGGATGAAGGATTTGGAGAAGATATTCTATGGAAATATTGTTGCTTATGATGCTGCTGTGCTTCCAGAGGCAAGGCTGGATGATCTGCCAAATGTCATATGGAG GAATGTCTTTTCTGATGATGGTTCATCAAAGCCAGATGAGGCTGCATCACGAACTGTCCAG GCAATGGCAAGATATGTTCGCCGGGAAGTTAGTTGCCTGTCCTTAACAG ATAAAGAAGCTATGTTTTCCGGCAATTTCATGTTTACTCCACTAAAAATCGAGAAAGCAAAATTGGAGGGGTCCAGATGA
- the LOC133715345 gene encoding acid phosphatase 1, which yields MIFWKFLLLFPLLTLAFSHQPLDPHHLPRPLIIEYPEHAEPRFKELEEELKLHCTSWRFSVEANNVNPWKTIPEECVEYVKDYVTGRAYGVDLERVSNDAGVYAKSVELSGDGKDVWIFDVDDTLLSNLPYYADHGYGLEVFDQLQFDKWVEKGMAPAIKSSLKLYEEVLGLGFKIFLLTGRSEGKRGVTIENLINAGFRDWHKLILRDANDQGKLATIFKSEKRGEMEKEGYRILGNSGDQWSDLLGSSMSIRSFKLPNPMYHIP from the exons atgattttctggaaatttcTCCTTCTGTTTCCGCTACTAACCCTAGCTTTCTCCCACCAACCTCTCGACCCCCACCACCTACCCCGGCCGCTGATCATCGAGTACCCCGAGCACGCCGAGCCCCGTTTCAAGGAGCTAGAGGAAGAGCTCAAGCTACACTGTACGAGCTGGAGGTTTTCGGTGGAGGCTAACAATGTGAATCCATGGAAGACGATTCCGGAGGAATGTGTGGAGTATGTGAAGGACTACGTCACCGGCCGGGCTTATGGGGTTGATCTGGAGAGGGTTTCTAATGATGCTGGGGTTTATGCCAAGAGTGTTGAATTGAGTGGTGATGGCAAAGATGTGTGGATTTTCGATGTTGATGATACTCTTCTGTCCAATCTTCCGTATTACGCCGACCATGGTTATGG CTTGGAGGTTTTTGATCAGTTGCAGTTTGATAAGTGGGTCGAGAAGGGCATGGCACCTGCTATAAAGTCCAGCTTGAAACTCTATGAAGAggttttgggcttgggctttaaGATATTCTTGCTCACTGGGCGCAGCGAAGGGAAAAGAGGGGTTACTATTGAGAATCTGATCAATGCAGGATTTCGAGATTGGCATAAGCTTATTTTGAG GGACGCAAATGACCAAGGGAAATTAGCTACAATTTTCAAATCAGAGAAAAGAGGCGAGATGGAAAAGGAGGGATACAGAATTCTTGGAAATTCTGGAGACCAGTGGAGTGATTTATTGGGTAGCTCAATGTCCATCCGCTCATTCAAGCTTCCCAATCCCATGTATCACATTCCATAA
- the LOC133715013 gene encoding putative kinase-like protein TMKL1 — MKNIHKLTLILVLTSATVLVFLAFLIYFCCKRSPKTELKDVESTELKHEDDGVVLQLEDLITFQNGEDLSISDILEAPGEVIGKSNYGTLYKALLQTSDSVKLLRFLRPVCTARVEEFGEVIQLLGCIRHPNLVPLLGFYAGPRGEKLLIHPYYWRGSLAPFVREGNPESHKWAIIYRISVGIAKGLHHLHTGLEKPVIHGNLKLKNVLFDRHYQPFISDFSLHLLLNPTASQEMLESSAFQGYKAPELIKMRDANEETDIYSFGIILLELLTGKEPINQNPTTPDEDFSLPNLMRNAVLGHRIHEVFHPDILVSSCTTDDEIPVTKERILKLFQLAMTCCSPSPSLRPNTKQVLWKLEEIGS; from the exons ATGAAGAACATCCACAAGCTCACTTTGATTCTGGTACTGACCTCAGCCACAGTTTTGGTATTTCTTGCATTTTTAATCTACTTTTGCTGCAAAAGAAGTCCAAAAACTGAGCTAAAAGATGTAGAAAGCACAGAGCTGAAGCATGAAGATGATGGTGTTGTTCTTCAACTGGAGGACTTGATAACTTTTCAGAATGGTGAGGACCTCTCAATTTCTGACATACTGGAAGCTCCAGGAGAAGTGATTGGAAAATCCAACTATGGCACACTTTACAAGGCTTTGTTGCAGACAAGTGACTCAGTGAAGTTGCTGAGGTTTTTGAGGCCTGTGTGTACTGCAAGAGTTGAAGAATTTGGTGAAGTGATTCAGCTTTTGGGCTGCATCAGGCACCCCAATTTGGTGCCTCTTCTGGGTTTCTATGCAGGGCCAAGAGGTGAGAAGCTTCTGATTCATCCGTATTATTGGCGTGGGAGTCTGGCTCCATTTGTGAGAG AGGGCAACCCTGAGTCTCACAAATGGGCGATAATTTATAGGATCTCAGTTGGTATAGCCAAAGGATTACATCATCTTCACACTGGCTTGGAGAAGCCAGTAATTCATGGTAATCTCAAGTTGAAAAATGTGCTCTTCGACCGGCATTACCAACCTTTCATCTCAGATTTCAGCCTACACCTTCTCTTGAATCCCACTGCCAGCCAAGAAATGCTTGAATCTTCGGCATTCCAAGGCTACAAGGCTCCCGAGCTGATCAAAATGAGGGATGCAAATGAAGAGACTGATATATACAGTTTCGGGATCATCTTACTTGAGTTACTCACAGGGAAGGAACCCATCAACCAAAACCCTACAACACCTGATGAGGACTTCAGTTTGCCGAACCTAATGAGAAATGCAGTCCTTGGACATAGAATTCATGAAGTGTTCCATCCAGATATACTTGTCAGTAGCTGCACTACTGATGATGAAATCCCAGTTACTAAGGAAAGAATACTCAAATTGTTTCAGCTTGCTATGACATGTTGTTCTCCTTCACCATCACTGAGACCAAACACCAAGCAAGTGCTATGGAAGCTTGAAGAGATTGGAAGCTAG
- the LOC133714536 gene encoding putative disease resistance RPP13-like protein 1, producing MGEAVLGAFLSVLLEKLADREVIEYFGSLKGVDKKVLEKWRRTLTAIDAVLSDAEEKQLTQRAVKLWLDDLSDLAYDVQDILDIFDTKMLKRRIERQQGSTSNSWISYLSKPKFNFSVNSEIKKISDKLEEITTREKQFGLKKLGLSTKPWKMPQTTSQLDGPVIGRDEAKALIVDKLLSKEEHSTSSFQNFQVVAIVGTPGIGKTTLAKHIFNDTATAQFYPKGWVSVSDDFDLVRVTTAILESVTSAHVEDFKQLNSIQEKLSKELASKKFLIVLDDVWHTCHYDQWITLQSAFRVGAAGSKIIVTTRDANVANMMGDTSPYNLGLISKEDCWKIFKQHAPVNDRPQNVELLKEQIVVKCNGLPLAARTFGGLLRCKRVDEWEDILDHKMWNLSDQMADILPALKLSYHYLPSNLKRCFTYCAILPNDYEFGEMQLILLWMAEGLIPQLPEQNKQIEELGRQYFQELVSRSLFQKSSKRKSRYIMHDLVTDLARWAAGNSCSRLEDMHNYDSQLRCLPKVRHSSYIRGHQDGVKKFEVYYEAICLRTFLPLSLSDFHVDYLALKVTFDLLPKLQYLRLLSLNGYQMTELPNTIGKLKHLRYLDLSHTRIRSLPDSTTTLYNLQTVILHGCYRLKALPTSMRNLVNLRHLINSDTFSLEEMPPQLGRLTNLQTVSNFVIGKGSGLRVREIGSLLHLQGKLHLSRLENVVFVEDARSASLKSKERLEALFLSWSSSSDSTEIADHVLDMLQPHTKLKELTIEGYDGLKFSTWIGDPSFSNMVRVRLERCHHCQFLPPFGQLPYLKELYIQEMDAVESVGLEFYGEGNLPFQALETLKFQNLKYWKKWSPCQQNEGVGVFSCLEKLSIKGCPKLEGSLPKKLDSLAQLEICGCEELVILISNYKQLHESNIKNCKMVVCDTSPALLERLTFSNISELRFQTEAFMKSLKNVKELNITGCEELTCSSFQHEDRLLQHLISLGSLYIEDNSALVEKLGKEAEQLVQLQILDCKLKRLELSKCGTFLKVPEGLHHLTSLQELHIKGCSSLVSFPDVGLPPCLKVIEIQNCDSLLHFAKYQIAPSLRRIGIRECEKLKSLIEKKEVVVDSSCSSYCLEYLQIRNCPSLLSLLCKPQLSRALKQLRIWDCEQLELITERFLDDTCQLEEIHITTCPNLKSLPEGLCHLTNLQSLYIWECQSLVSLPRLSVWPRVMNIEACEKLGVAHLLRDMMHSNNLEVLTIDYCEGLTTPSFPPNLTSLEIYKIKNCKALMESQGLHILTSLRELTLWGKDDPGLVCFPPGENSKEKEMLLPRSLVTLIIQGFQNLKKLSKDFQFLTSLETLEIWNCPKLTTIPEKGLPLSLAQLEIIECPLLEERCKGQYRPKIAHIACVRINHSLI from the coding sequence atgGGAGAGGCTGTTCTTGGGGCATTTCTCTCGGTGCTGCTTGAGAAGTTGGCGGATCGCGAGGTCATTGAGTACTTCGGAAGCCTTAAGGGGGTCGACAAAAAGGTGCTGGAGAAATGGAGAAGAACGTTGACTGCAATTGACGCGGTGCTGAGTGATGCGGAGGAGAAGCAACTAACACAAAGAGCAGTGAAACTATGGCTAGATGATCTCAGTGATTTGGCTTACGATGTTCAAGACATATTGGACATATTTGATACTAAAATGCTGAAGCGAAGGATAGAAAGACAACAAGGAAGCACAAGTAATTCATGGATCAGCTACCTCTCTAAACCCAAGTTCAATTTTAGTGTGAACTCAGAAATCAAGAAGATAAGTGATAAACTAGAAGAGATAACTACTCGAGAAAAGCAGTTTGGTCTGAAGAAACTTGGATTGTCTACCAAGCCATGGAAAATGCCACAAACTACTTCTCAACTAGATGGACCTGTGATAGGAAGGGATGAAGCAAAAGCACTAATTGTTGATAAATTGCTGTCAAAAGAAGAGCATAGTACCAGCAGTTTTCAGAATTTTCAAGTAGTTGCCATTGTTGGTACGCCTGGAATAGGAAAGACAACACTCGCAAAACATATATTCAACGATACTGCAACTGCACAGTTTTACCCAAAGGGATGGGTGTCTGTGTCTGACGATTTTGACCTTGTGAGGGTGACAACAGCAATACTTGAATCGGTCACGTCAGCTCATGTTGAGGATTTCAAGCAGCTTAATTCAATTCAGGAGAAGTTAAGTAAGGAATTGGCTAGCAAGAAGTTTTTAATTGTTCTAGATGATGTCTGGCATACATGTCACTATGATCAATGGATAACACTGCAGTCCGCCTTTCGTGTTGGAGCAGCAGGAAGTAAGATCATTGTGACTACACGCGATGCAAATGTCGCAAACATGATGGGAGACACTAGCCCTTATAATTTGGGGTTAATATCAAAAGAGGATTGTTGGAAAATCTTTAAGCAACATGCACCCGTAAACGACAGACCCCAAAATGTTGAGTTACTCAAAGAGCAAATTGTTGTAAAATGCAATGGCTTACCGTTGGCTGCAAGAACTTTTGGTGGTCTTTTACGTTGTAAAAGAGTAGACGAATGGGAAGATATATTAGACCACAAGATGTGGAATCTATCCGATCAGATGGCGGACATCCTTCCAGCATTGAAATTGAGCTATCATTATCTCCCTTCAAATTTAAAACGGTGTTTCACGTACTGCGCAATACTTCCAAATGATTATGAATTTGGAGAGATGCAATTGATCCTGTTGTGGATGGCAGAGGGTTTGATTCCGCAGCTACcagaacaaaataaacaaatagaAGAGTTGGGCCGGCAGTATTTTCAAGAGTTGGTGTCTAGGTCATTATTTCAGAAGTCAAGCAAACGAAAGTCACGATACATAATGCATGACCTCGTTACTGATTTGGCACGCTGGGCTGCAGGAAATTCATGTTCTAGATTGGAGGATATGCATAATTATGACTCGCAACTTAGATGTTTGCCCAAGGTTCGTCATTCGTCTTACATTCGTGGTCACCAAGATGGGGTTAAAAAGTTTGAGGTCTATTATGAGGCTATATGTTTGCGAACATTCTTACCACTTTCACTTTCAGATTTCCACGTTGATTATCTGGCTCTGAAGGTCACTTTTGATTTATTGCCCAAACTCCAATACTTACGGCTGCTCTCTTTGAATGGATATCAAATGACCGAGCTGCCAAATACAATTGGTAAATTGAAGCATCTACGGTATCTTGATCTTTCTCACACTCGAATAAGAAGTTTGCCGGACTCAACAACCACTCTTTACAACTTGCAGACAGTGATATTACATGGTTGTTATCGGTTGAAGGCACTACCCACAAGCATGAGGAATCTAGTTAATTTGCGTCATCTCATCAATTCAGATACATTTTCATTGGAAGAAATGCCTCCTCAGCTTGGTCGATTGACTAATCTCCAAACAGTGTCTAATTTTGTTATTGGCAAAGGTAGTGGATTAAGAGTAAGAGAGATTGGGTCATTGTTGCATCTGCAAGGGAAATTGCACCTCTCAAGACTAGAAAATGTGGTTTTTGTCGAGGATGCTAGAAGTGCCAGCTTAAAGAGCAAGGAGAGGCTTGAAGCTCTGTTTCTTTCGTGGTCTTCTTCAAGTGACTCAACAGAAATTGCAGACCATGTGCTTGACATGTTACAACCTCATACCAAGCTCAAAGAGCTCACCATCGAGGGTTATGACGGATTGAAATTTTCAACATGGATTGGAGACCCTTCATTCTCTAATATGGTGCGTGTAAGGTTAGAACGTTGTCATCATTGTCAATTCTTGCCACCATTCGGACAATTGCCTTATCTCAAAGAACTTTATATACAAGAAATGGATGCAGTGGAAAGCGTTGGTCTTGAGTTTTATGGAGAAGGTAACTTGCCGTTTCAAGCTTTAGAGACCCTTAAGTTTCAGAATCTGAAATATTGGAAGAAGTGGTCTCCTTGCCAACAAAATGAGGGGGTTGGGGTTTTCTCTTGCCTAGAAAAGCTTTCCATCAAGGGCTGCCCCAAATTGGAGGGTAGTTTACCGAAGAAGCTTGATTCATTAGCACAGCTGGAGATATGTGGATGTGAGGAACTGGTGATTTTAATATCCAATTATAAACAGCTTCATGAATCAAACATAAAAAATTGCAAGATGGTGGTTTGCGACACAAGTCCAGCTCTCTTAGAGAGGTTGACATTTTCAAATATTTCAGAGTTGAGATTCCAAACAGAGGCGTTCATGAAAAGCTTGAAAAATGTTAAAGAGTTGAATATTACTGGTTGTGAGGAGCTGACATGTTCCTCCTTTCAGCATGAGGATAGATTACTGCAACACTTGATTTCTCTTGGTAGTTTGTATATTGAAGACAACTCTGCACTTGTTGAAAAGCTAGGGAAAGAAGCAGAGCAGTTGGTGCAATTGCAAATACTGGATTGCAAGCTTAAACGTCTGGAATTGAGCAAGTGTGGAACCTTTTTGAAGGTGCCAGAAGGATTGCATCACCTTACATCTCTTCAAGAGCTTCACATAAAGGGATGTTCAAGTCTTGTTTCTTTTCCGGATGTTGGTCTGCCACCTTGTCTTAAAGTTATAGAAATTCAGAACTGCGATTCTCTTTTGCACTTTGCAAAATACCAGATTGCTCCAAGCCTAAGAAGAATAGGGATTCGGGAATGTGAGAAATTAAAATCATTGATAGAGAAAAAGGAGGTGGTGGTGGACAGCTCTTGTTCGTCTTATTGTCTCGAGTATTTGCAGATAAGGAACTGTCCATCTCTGTTATCCTTATTATGCAAACCCCAATTATCCAGGGCCCTTAAACAGCTTCGCATATGGGATTGTGAACAGCTGGAGTTAATAACCGAGAGGTTCCTCGATGACACCTGTCAACTCGAAGAAATTCATATCACAACATGCCCAAACCTTAAATCCTTACCTGAGGGACTGTGCCACCTCACCAATCTTCAGTCATTATATATTTGGGAATGTCAAAGTCTGGTTTCGTTGCCGAGGTTGAGTGTGTGGCCAAGAGTGATGAATATCGAAGCTTGCGAGAAATTGGGGGTGGCACACTTGCTGAGAGACATGATGCACTCTAACAATCTTGAGGTTTTGACGATTGATTACTGTGAAGGTTTGACTACTCCTTCCTTTCCCCCCAACCTAACATCACTTGAAATTTACAAGATCAAGAATTGTAAGGCGCTGATGGAATCTCAAGGGTTGCACATACTCACATCTTTGAGAGAATTGACTCTATGGGGTAAAGATGATCCAGGTCTGGTGTGCTTTCCACCTGGTGAGAATTCGAAGGAGAAGGAGATGTTGCTCCCCAGATCTCTTGTTACATTGATAATTCAAGGCTTCCAAAATCTAAAGAAACTGAGCAAGGACTTTCAATTCCTCACCTCTCTTGAAACTCTTGAAATCTGGAACTGTCCGAAGCTTACAACCATTCCAGAGAAGGGCCTGCCTCTTTCACTTGCGCAACTTGAGATAATTGAGTGTCCTCTACTTGAAGAGAGATGCAAAGGACAATACAGGCCCAAGATAGCACACATCGCTTGCGTACGAATTAATCACTCCTTGATCTAG
- the LOC133716934 gene encoding uncharacterized protein LOC133716934: METISALSRLILWTSMVDLLAEGTDFNCIGDWVVEATVKKKLNVMSVHLTSSKSLVGVAGVALQIQKKKKGRDVDVMVSFLVGILEVYLVLRVKEEIDQMIKCFNCHEYDHYKNECSLRRSENKQFHAKFAEDNNDSEETLLMAFSAMSNDEQITWYQDTGCSNHMSGRKKLFVELNESIRSEITFGNAARMPVKGNAKISIQLKNGMYNTI; the protein is encoded by the exons ATGGAAACAATATCAGCTCTGTCGAG GTTGATATTGTGGACTTCAATG GTTGATTTACTTGCCGAGGGgactgattttaattgtattggTGATTGGGTTGTGGAGGCCACCGTAAAGAAGAAGCTTAA TGTTATGAGTGTTCATCTGACGAGTTCAAAGTCTTTGGTTGGAGTAGCTGGAGTTGCATTACAgattcaaaagaagaagaag GGACGGGACGTGGATGTTATGGTGAGCTTCTTGGTGGGAATTCTGGAAGTTTACTTAGTACTTA gaGTCAAAGAAGAGATAGATCAAATGATCAAGTGCTTTAATTGTCATGAATATGATCACTACAAGAATGAATGCAGCTTGAGAAGGTCGGAAAACAAGCAGTTTCATGCCAAGTTTGCAGAGGACAACAATGACAGTGAAGAGACTTTGTTGATGGCTTTCAGTGCTATGAGTAATGATGAACAGATCACATGGTACCAGGACACAGGTTGTAGCAATCATATGTCCGGTCGCAAGAAGTTGTTTGTTGAGCTAAATGAGTCAATACGGTCAGAGATTACTTTTGGGAATGCTGCAAGAATGCCAGTTAAAGGAAACGCCAAGATTTCTATCCAGCTGAAGAATGGGATGTACAACACCATATAA